The following proteins come from a genomic window of Proteiniphilum propionicum:
- a CDS encoding MFS transporter gives MQNTIKAKLSAMMFFQFFIQGSWYVTMGTYLGRTLNFSGVQIGLAYSTAAIAAIISPVIVGMIADRFFSANRVLAFLNVLGAFLLFWLTKVQTFSLFFPILLFYSICFMPTMSLTNSISFANLIDPAKEFSRIRLFGSFGWIGAGLLISALDLEIYSTPFLIGAGVSLLAGLFALILPYRAPVQATQKITIGQMLGFNAFKLIKDRSFLVLLAFFRTDLYSTCFL, from the coding sequence ATGCAAAATACGATTAAGGCGAAGTTATCCGCCATGATGTTCTTCCAGTTCTTTATTCAAGGTTCTTGGTACGTGACCATGGGAACCTATTTAGGAAGGACCCTCAACTTTTCCGGAGTTCAAATCGGCCTGGCATACAGCACCGCTGCTATTGCCGCAATTATATCTCCTGTCATTGTGGGAATGATTGCCGATAGGTTCTTTTCGGCTAACAGAGTTTTAGCATTTCTGAATGTGTTAGGGGCTTTTCTATTGTTTTGGCTTACGAAGGTTCAAACTTTTTCTTTATTTTTCCCAATTCTGCTTTTCTACAGCATTTGCTTCATGCCGACCATGTCATTGACCAATTCAATATCATTTGCAAACCTGATTGACCCTGCGAAAGAATTTTCAAGAATCCGCCTGTTCGGATCCTTCGGCTGGATAGGAGCAGGATTACTAATAAGTGCATTAGATCTTGAGATTTATTCAACTCCGTTTCTAATAGGTGCAGGGGTATCATTGCTGGCAGGTTTATTTGCGTTGATATTGCCTTATCGTGCGCCTGTTCAAGCAACACAGAAGATAACAATCGGACAAATGCTAGGGTTCAACGCGTTTAAGCTTATAAAAGATAGATCGTTTTTAGTACTCTTGGCCTTTTTCCGCACTGACTTGTATTCCACTTGCTTTCTATGA
- a CDS encoding glycoside hydrolase family 97 protein, with the protein MKRTIPLILVLLIVCGAIDAQKKFNISSPDGRLTAEVVVGKQLTWSLAHDGQQLIEPSAVSLTLADGEQLGPDARVRHAKQESADETISSPFWISSEVRNTYNELAISFRGDWGITFRLYDDGLAYRFRTSRKGTLTIAAEEANFRFTGDRTAWVPYVKGGLGGDQLQSSFENTYVHTPLSQIDRERLIFLPLLADASEGKRLLITEADLESYPGMYLTPDKQTPNTLRGLFARVPAAVEQGGHNMLQMRVTEREEYIAKTEGSRSFPWRVCLVTDNDASLAASDMVYRLASPSRLADTSWIKPGKVAWEWWNDWNIHDVDFKSGINNDTYKYYIDFASEHGIEYVILDEGWAVNLKADLMQVIPEINIPELVAYGRDRGVGIILWAGYHAFDRDMEEVCRHYAAMGVKGFKVDFMDRDDQELVEFIYRAAETAARHKLLLDFHGIYKPTGLSRTWPNVLNFEGVHGLEQLKWSPESIDMVNYDVTVPFIRMVAGPMDYTQGAMRNAARGSYRPVNSEPMSQGTRCRQLALYVVFNSPINMLCDSPTEYMLEPESLEFIASIPTVWDETVPLTGRVGEHVTLARRSGSDWYIGGITGWESRDMTIDFSFLPAGQYEMTLFRDGANAHRKGADYRKELRKIESGESISLHLAPGGGFAAKLRKI; encoded by the coding sequence ATGAAAAGAACAATTCCTCTGATCCTTGTGCTCCTGATCGTATGCGGAGCAATAGATGCACAGAAAAAATTCAACATCTCCTCACCCGACGGAAGACTGACCGCTGAGGTTGTTGTGGGAAAGCAACTCACCTGGAGCCTGGCACACGATGGCCAGCAGCTGATCGAACCCTCAGCCGTATCACTCACCCTCGCCGACGGCGAGCAACTCGGTCCCGATGCCCGCGTACGGCACGCCAAACAGGAGAGCGCCGACGAAACCATCTCCTCACCCTTCTGGATATCTTCAGAAGTCCGCAACACATACAATGAGCTGGCGATTAGCTTCCGCGGCGACTGGGGAATCACTTTCCGACTGTATGACGACGGACTGGCCTATCGGTTCCGCACTTCCCGCAAGGGAACGCTCACCATCGCCGCGGAGGAGGCAAATTTCCGTTTCACGGGCGACCGGACTGCCTGGGTACCCTATGTGAAGGGGGGACTGGGTGGTGACCAGCTGCAGAGCTCGTTTGAAAACACTTACGTCCATACGCCCCTCTCACAAATCGACCGCGAGCGGCTGATTTTTTTGCCGCTGCTGGCAGATGCCTCGGAAGGAAAGCGACTCCTGATCACTGAAGCCGACCTGGAATCTTATCCCGGCATGTACCTCACACCCGATAAACAAACACCCAACACCCTCAGGGGACTTTTCGCGCGGGTGCCCGCCGCCGTGGAGCAGGGAGGGCACAACATGCTGCAGATGCGTGTCACCGAAAGAGAAGAGTACATCGCGAAAACAGAAGGAAGCCGCAGTTTCCCCTGGCGCGTCTGTCTGGTAACCGATAACGATGCATCGCTGGCAGCCAGCGATATGGTCTATCGCCTGGCATCGCCCTCACGGCTGGCCGATACCTCCTGGATCAAGCCCGGAAAGGTAGCCTGGGAGTGGTGGAACGACTGGAATATCCACGATGTCGACTTCAAGTCCGGCATCAATAACGATACCTACAAGTACTACATCGACTTCGCCTCGGAACATGGCATCGAGTATGTGATCCTCGACGAGGGATGGGCCGTCAACCTGAAAGCCGATCTGATGCAGGTGATACCGGAGATTAATATACCGGAGCTGGTCGCCTACGGCCGTGATCGTGGAGTTGGAATCATCCTCTGGGCCGGCTACCACGCCTTCGACCGCGACATGGAAGAGGTGTGTCGCCACTACGCCGCGATGGGTGTGAAAGGGTTCAAGGTAGATTTTATGGACCGTGACGACCAGGAACTGGTCGAATTCATCTATCGCGCAGCAGAGACAGCAGCTCGTCATAAACTATTGCTCGATTTCCATGGTATATACAAGCCAACCGGACTGAGCCGCACCTGGCCCAATGTCCTTAACTTTGAAGGGGTGCACGGCCTGGAGCAGCTGAAGTGGTCACCCGAGAGCATCGACATGGTCAACTACGATGTTACCGTCCCATTTATCCGCATGGTTGCGGGGCCGATGGACTACACTCAGGGAGCTATGCGAAACGCTGCGCGTGGTAGCTACCGGCCGGTCAACTCCGAACCGATGAGCCAGGGTACACGTTGCCGTCAGCTTGCTCTCTACGTAGTGTTCAACTCACCCATAAATATGCTGTGTGACAGTCCTACCGAGTATATGCTTGAGCCCGAGTCGCTTGAATTTATAGCATCCATCCCCACCGTGTGGGATGAGACCGTGCCCCTCACCGGCAGGGTGGGTGAGCATGTGACGCTGGCCCGCCGCAGTGGCAGCGACTGGTACATTGGCGGCATCACAGGCTGGGAGAGCCGCGACATGACAATCGACTTCTCTTTCCTGCCGGCGGGACAGTATGAGATGACTCTCTTCCGGGACGGAGCCAATGCTCATCGCAAGGGTGCCGACTACCGCAAGGAGCTACGGAAAATTGAATCCGGAGAGTCAATCAGTCTGCATCTTGCACCGGGAGGCGGCTTTGCAGCAAAACTGCGGAAAATTTAA
- a CDS encoding twin-arginine translocation signal domain-containing protein has product MKKEDNVTRRSFLKASAVAGAVGVIGTGSAGFLTSCRP; this is encoded by the coding sequence ATGAAAAAAGAGGATAATGTAACTAGAAGATCATTTCTGAAAGCTTCTGCAGTAGCAGGAGCCGTAGGGGTAATCGGCACAGGATCGGCAGGATTTCTAACATCCTGCCGTCCGTAA
- a CDS encoding RagB/SusD family nutrient uptake outer membrane protein, which yields MNNISKRVFYSLIIISSVITSCDFLDIEPLDSYTENNIFSDPALTKAYVTRNYTLPVNGFKNEALRFVSDESHNNFNWGGAWTITRGQMTPDQYGSFGIWNSYYGYIRACNIFFENVEKLSGSKEENSILIGEMTFFRAFYYMELINRYGGVPLIKKTFDLDDEEMMISRASYENCVDFVVSEFSKAASMLPETWSGANFGRVTKGAALAMKSRILLYAASPLWNTTNDISKWQDAADACEEVFNLNKYELDNDYKGLFLNSKSPEIIFQRLYTNEYSNGFDWPNTPNGWTGYSATCVSQSMVDSYEMADGSMPNIYNYELANNDPWAGREPRFYASIVCDGQIFRDDEVEFWINEDGKTGGKDSEFGTDNWNHSKTHYTIRKFMDESLKSPWKDKGSQPWIYSRYAEILLNYAEAMYHIGDEATARNYVNLIRERARNGAENVLPDIVASGDELLKAIQHERKIELAFEEHRFFDVRRWKIAEITDNIPVQGIKIVKKTNGTKSYTIVKVDDRAFVTPDHYLFPIPNDEIRKNELLEQNPGYDKIQ from the coding sequence ATGAATAATATATCAAAAAGAGTATTTTACTCATTAATAATAATTTCAAGCGTAATTACATCTTGTGATTTCTTGGATATTGAACCACTTGACTCATATACAGAAAATAATATATTCTCTGATCCTGCATTAACTAAAGCTTATGTTACTCGAAATTATACATTACCTGTTAATGGATTTAAAAATGAAGCTCTTAGATTTGTTTCTGATGAGTCGCATAATAATTTCAATTGGGGCGGGGCTTGGACAATAACAAGAGGTCAGATGACGCCTGATCAATATGGAAGTTTTGGAATTTGGAATTCATACTACGGATATATAAGAGCATGTAATATATTTTTTGAAAATGTTGAAAAATTGAGCGGAAGCAAAGAAGAAAATTCAATCTTGATCGGAGAAATGACTTTCTTTAGAGCATTCTATTATATGGAATTAATTAATAGATACGGAGGAGTTCCCCTAATAAAAAAGACTTTTGATTTAGATGATGAAGAAATGATGATTTCCAGAGCTAGTTATGAAAACTGTGTTGACTTTGTGGTATCAGAATTTTCTAAAGCAGCATCCATGCTTCCTGAAACATGGTCCGGAGCTAATTTTGGTCGAGTAACCAAAGGAGCTGCATTGGCAATGAAATCAAGAATTCTACTATATGCTGCAAGTCCATTATGGAATACTACTAATGATATTTCAAAATGGCAAGATGCTGCAGATGCTTGTGAAGAAGTTTTCAATCTAAATAAATATGAATTGGATAACGACTATAAAGGTTTATTTCTTAATAGCAAAAGTCCGGAAATTATTTTTCAGCGATTGTACACTAATGAGTATTCTAATGGCTTTGATTGGCCAAACACACCTAATGGATGGACAGGATACTCCGCAACTTGTGTTTCACAATCAATGGTAGACAGTTATGAAATGGCAGATGGGTCGATGCCGAATATTTATAACTATGAATTGGCAAACAACGATCCTTGGGCTGGCAGAGAACCCCGTTTTTACGCATCTATTGTTTGCGATGGCCAAATATTCAGGGATGATGAAGTTGAATTTTGGATTAATGAAGATGGTAAAACAGGAGGTAAAGATAGTGAATTTGGTACTGACAACTGGAATCACTCGAAAACACATTACACAATTCGTAAATTTATGGATGAGTCACTAAAATCGCCATGGAAGGATAAAGGCAGTCAGCCATGGATTTACTCCCGCTATGCAGAAATATTACTTAATTATGCAGAAGCGATGTATCATATTGGAGATGAGGCGACTGCGCGGAACTATGTTAATCTAATACGAGAAAGGGCAAGAAATGGAGCCGAAAATGTTTTACCAGATATTGTAGCAAGCGGAGATGAACTATTGAAAGCTATACAGCATGAACGCAAAATAGAATTAGCATTCGAGGAACATCGTTTTTTTGATGTTCGTAGGTGGAAGATTGCTGAAATTACAGATAATATACCTGTGCAAGGTATTAAAATAGTTAAGAAAACAAATGGCACTAAATCATATACTATTGTGAAAGTTGACGATAGAGCCTTTGTTACGCCTGATCATTATTTATTCCCGATACCAAATGATGAAATTAGGAAAAATGAATTGCTTGAACAAAATCCTGGATATGACAAAATTCAATAG
- a CDS encoding TonB-dependent receptor: MNNKSINQKADIFYALLKKIPIVMRITLLLLFVLTFQLQAEHIYSQDAKISLDMKNSTIEKVLQTIEEKSDYYFLYNNRLINVDRKVSVRVRNAAISAVLEKLFKSENVEYEVKGTQIILHPKEMHRQITAVNEALQQHKKDITGTIVDAAGLPIIGANIVEIGTNNGTVTDVNGKFSLSVENNATIHISYIGYLEQNINTERKTIFNITLQEDMKALDELVVVGYGVQQKATVTGAISSVKGELVSNSGSLNVSNSIAGRIPGVIANNRSGEPGSDWSSILIRGKGTLNDNSPLIVIDGVANRDGMERINPNDIESISVLKDASAAIYGAQAANGVILVTTKSGIQSKPTIEYNGSISLSQHTRTPNLLNAYDWMVYDDEIKGHMNQTKLWTNIKEGYKDGSINKSKYGDTDWMNVMFRTVAPQTRHSISLRGGSESVSYYVSGDLTYQEPLYRNTVFNFKTNQVRVNIDAEVTKDLLIGVNASGRNENRYQSPISAGTMFWEAFMAYPYLYDYYPNGLPAPGIAWGNNLAILASGKEIGYDNVQDFFLNTKFNFKLDLNSLTEGLALSGYAAFDPHFRNQKIFNDVWDTYNYDEINDEYIKQTTNAVSNIITLNQSNDKKISTTYNVKLDFIRQFDKQKFSGFIAYEQSKNNGEFFDAWRGYFLSNQFDYLNNGGDKDKTNSGYGYVHARQNIFGRLNYNYLSKYMIEFTLRHDGSMNFAKEKRWGTFPGISAGWRISEENFMNSINWVDDLKLRGSWGKLGNDRVSQFQYLSTFNMVNGAVLGESAALNKGFSPGRIGNPSITWEKVDTKNIALEGVLWNQSLNFVIEYFNQNRKDILTKKMASIPSYTGLTLPDQNIGEVTNQGIEFVVNYNQIVNDFKYYVGANLTYAKNKIVFFDEAANTTEWQRRTGYPIDSWLMYKTDGIFQSKEEIEATPHFPGARPGDIRYVDVDGDGSITSNDKVRDYISNIPQIVFGLNMGASWKNFDLDLLWSGQTKAKQMIIPVSYNTYQKLFDNRWISAESTPDAKYPRAFNKDDGMNTRYSDFWLYDASFIRLKNLVLSYTLPQKMTNKDKVNTFRIFLKGDNLFTIDRIKFLDPETSSVNAGHYYPQQRTYTLGINISF, encoded by the coding sequence AACGCTTTTACTGCTGTTCGTGCTCACTTTTCAACTACAAGCTGAACACATCTATTCTCAAGACGCCAAAATTTCGCTGGACATGAAAAATTCAACCATCGAAAAAGTATTGCAAACCATTGAGGAGAAATCCGATTATTACTTTCTGTACAACAACCGGTTAATCAATGTAGACAGGAAAGTTAGCGTCAGGGTAAGGAATGCCGCTATTTCAGCCGTATTAGAGAAGCTTTTTAAATCGGAAAATGTGGAATATGAGGTAAAAGGCACGCAGATTATCCTGCATCCGAAAGAAATGCACCGCCAGATTACTGCCGTTAACGAAGCTTTACAACAGCATAAAAAGGACATTACCGGGACCATTGTCGATGCGGCTGGTTTGCCAATTATTGGAGCAAATATTGTTGAAATCGGAACCAACAACGGAACCGTAACCGATGTGAATGGGAAATTTTCGTTAAGCGTTGAAAACAATGCCACTATTCATATTTCTTATATCGGTTACTTAGAACAGAATATCAATACAGAAAGAAAAACAATTTTTAATATAACGTTGCAGGAAGATATGAAGGCTTTGGATGAGCTTGTAGTTGTTGGATATGGAGTGCAACAAAAAGCTACAGTTACAGGAGCTATATCATCTGTTAAAGGAGAGTTAGTATCAAATTCAGGCTCCTTAAACGTAAGTAACTCAATAGCAGGCAGAATTCCCGGTGTAATTGCAAATAATCGTTCGGGTGAACCCGGATCAGACTGGTCTAGCATTTTAATACGTGGAAAGGGTACACTAAATGATAACTCACCATTAATTGTAATAGATGGAGTAGCAAATAGAGATGGAATGGAACGTATCAATCCAAACGATATAGAATCAATTTCAGTTTTGAAAGATGCTTCAGCTGCTATTTATGGTGCACAAGCTGCAAATGGCGTTATTCTAGTAACAACAAAATCTGGTATCCAATCTAAACCGACTATCGAATACAATGGTTCGATAAGCCTGTCACAGCATACTCGAACACCTAATTTATTAAATGCTTATGATTGGATGGTTTATGATGATGAGATTAAAGGTCATATGAATCAAACTAAATTATGGACAAATATCAAAGAAGGCTATAAAGATGGATCTATTAATAAAAGCAAATATGGTGATACAGATTGGATGAATGTTATGTTTCGGACAGTTGCCCCTCAAACAAGACATTCAATTTCTCTACGTGGGGGTAGTGAAAGTGTAAGCTATTATGTCTCTGGTGACTTAACATACCAAGAACCTCTATATAGAAACACAGTTTTTAATTTTAAAACGAATCAAGTTCGTGTAAATATTGATGCAGAGGTTACAAAAGACCTATTAATAGGGGTTAATGCATCTGGACGTAATGAGAATCGCTACCAAAGTCCGATTTCTGCAGGGACAATGTTCTGGGAGGCATTTATGGCATACCCTTACTTATATGATTATTATCCGAATGGTTTACCTGCACCCGGAATAGCATGGGGGAATAATTTAGCGATACTAGCTTCTGGGAAAGAAATCGGGTACGATAACGTACAAGACTTTTTCCTTAATACAAAATTTAACTTTAAACTTGATTTAAATAGTTTAACAGAAGGGCTTGCTCTTTCAGGGTATGCAGCATTTGATCCACATTTCAGAAACCAAAAGATTTTTAATGATGTTTGGGATACTTACAATTATGACGAAATAAATGATGAATATATAAAACAAACAACAAATGCTGTAAGCAATATTATAACTCTGAATCAATCTAATGACAAGAAAATATCTACAACTTACAATGTCAAATTAGATTTTATTCGACAGTTTGATAAACAAAAATTTAGTGGATTCATTGCTTATGAACAGAGTAAAAATAATGGAGAGTTTTTTGATGCTTGGCGAGGTTATTTTCTAAGTAATCAATTTGATTATTTAAACAATGGTGGTGATAAGGACAAAACAAATAGTGGTTATGGGTATGTACACGCTCGTCAGAATATTTTCGGTCGTTTAAATTATAATTACTTAAGCAAATATATGATAGAGTTTACTCTCAGACACGATGGTTCTATGAACTTTGCAAAAGAGAAGCGATGGGGTACATTTCCAGGAATATCAGCGGGTTGGAGAATAAGTGAAGAGAATTTCATGAATTCAATCAATTGGGTGGACGATTTAAAACTACGAGGATCTTGGGGTAAGCTAGGCAATGATAGAGTATCACAATTTCAGTATTTAAGTACTTTCAATATGGTTAATGGTGCAGTTTTAGGAGAATCAGCAGCTTTGAACAAAGGTTTTTCCCCTGGTCGTATTGGCAATCCATCTATAACATGGGAAAAAGTGGACACAAAAAACATTGCATTAGAAGGTGTTTTATGGAATCAATCTTTAAATTTTGTCATTGAATATTTTAATCAGAACAGAAAAGATATTCTCACTAAAAAAATGGCGTCTATTCCATCTTATACAGGTTTAACTCTCCCTGATCAGAATATTGGTGAAGTGACAAATCAAGGAATCGAATTTGTTGTTAACTATAATCAAATTGTAAATGATTTCAAATATTATGTTGGCGCAAATTTGACTTATGCAAAAAATAAAATTGTTTTCTTTGATGAAGCAGCTAATACAACTGAATGGCAGAGGAGAACTGGATATCCTATCGACTCATGGTTGATGTATAAAACTGATGGTATTTTTCAATCTAAAGAAGAAATTGAAGCTACGCCTCATTTCCCGGGAGCTAGACCAGGAGATATAAGATATGTTGATGTGGATGGCGATGGAAGTATTACTAGTAATGATAAGGTAAGAGATTATATCAGCAATATACCTCAGATAGTTTTTGGATTGAATATGGGCGCATCTTGGAAAAATTTTGATCTAGACTTGTTATGGAGTGGTCAAACGAAAGCTAAACAAATGATAATACCAGTATCTTATAACACGTATCAGAAACTATTTGATAATAGATGGATTTCGGCTGAAAGTACACCTGATGCCAAATATCCACGTGCTTTTAACAAAGATGATGGCATGAATACTAGATATTCTGATTTTTGGCTTTATGATGCATCATTTATTCGTTTAAAGAACTTAGTGTTATCATATACATTGCCACAAAAAATGACCAATAAAGATAAGGTCAATACTTTCAGAATATTTCTAAAAGGTGATAATTTATTCACTATCGATCGTATTAAATTTTTAGATCCCGAGACTAGTTCTGTAAATGCAGGACATTACTACCCTCAGCAAAGAACATATACTCTTGGTATCAATATTAGTTTTTAA
- a CDS encoding MFS transporter encodes MQKWFFLFAFPLIFIKLRYKGSIIAAIVAWMLMYGSFALGAHTGKTGFIYAVLPLHGFCFTFFFVAGQLYVDEKAPSSLRNAAQGLIAFATYGVGKYLGTLVAGNVVDQYTTQGVHDWVSVWTVPFVMAVIILVGFVSLFRENLNTGSETGNT; translated from the coding sequence TTGCAGAAGTGGTTTTTTCTTTTTGCTTTCCCGCTGATTTTTATCAAGTTGCGTTACAAGGGAAGTATTATAGCTGCTATTGTAGCTTGGATGTTGATGTACGGATCATTTGCGCTGGGTGCGCATACGGGTAAAACCGGATTTATCTATGCCGTATTACCCCTTCACGGATTTTGTTTTACCTTTTTCTTTGTTGCAGGCCAACTCTATGTAGATGAAAAAGCTCCGTCATCACTGAGGAATGCAGCACAGGGACTGATTGCCTTTGCAACCTACGGGGTAGGAAAATATCTTGGAACGTTGGTCGCCGGAAATGTAGTGGATCAGTATACCACTCAAGGGGTGCATGATTGGGTATCTGTCTGGACTGTTCCTTTTGTGATGGCTGTCATTATTCTTGTTGGATTCGTTTCTTTATTTCGCGAAAATCTTAATACAGGGAGTGAAACGGGGAATACGTAG
- a CDS encoding glucosidase family protein, giving the protein MRKSIILIYISIFNCIVTVAKDSNLIFSSSISDLNEAFKWSKNTALSYAHDGTDPVGFWYEAALPNREAFCMRDIAHQSIGGEILGLSNHNYNMMIKFAENISASKDWCTYWEINKNDKPAPVDYFNDEQFWYNLPSNFDVVQACFKLYEWTGNKEYLYNPVFINFYEKTLYDYIKVWKLETENLLTRSTHMNTELPFKEETKFNGNRGIPSYIESESGFSLAGDLVASIYAACDAYSKILTIKGDTKRAEFFRNKAQNYKSFINDKFWNNKENYFNFFWSSIEGDFIMKNTPTAGETYYVWFDALETPTKSQTTINRVLVSENNVENLSHLPLLLYRYRMPEKAYEMLYTLRNHDRKEYPEASFGLIEGITVGLMGIQPKASMNIIQTLPQLISNEQWAEISNLSIFSSLVNIRHEGNYKSIFVNNSEKNLNWRASFYGEYDKIYLNGKECSPKYAVDVMGNIYSYIDTEVKHGERQICNI; this is encoded by the coding sequence ATGAGAAAAAGTATAATATTAATATATATAAGTATATTTAATTGCATCGTTACGGTAGCCAAAGATTCAAACCTTATATTTTCTTCATCAATAAGTGATTTAAATGAAGCTTTTAAATGGTCTAAAAATACCGCACTCAGCTATGCCCATGATGGTACTGATCCAGTTGGTTTTTGGTATGAAGCAGCTTTGCCAAATAGAGAGGCTTTTTGCATGAGGGATATTGCTCATCAAAGTATAGGAGGTGAAATATTAGGACTTTCGAATCATAATTATAACATGATGATTAAGTTTGCAGAGAATATTTCTGCTTCTAAAGACTGGTGTACATATTGGGAAATAAACAAGAACGACAAGCCGGCGCCGGTAGACTATTTTAATGACGAACAATTTTGGTATAACCTACCTTCAAATTTCGACGTTGTACAAGCTTGTTTTAAATTGTATGAGTGGACAGGTAATAAAGAATACTTATATAATCCTGTGTTCATAAACTTCTATGAAAAAACTCTGTATGATTATATAAAAGTCTGGAAATTGGAGACTGAGAATTTATTAACTAGATCAACTCACATGAACACTGAACTGCCATTTAAAGAGGAGACTAAGTTTAATGGTAATAGAGGCATCCCTTCTTACATTGAGAGTGAGTCGGGCTTTAGTTTGGCTGGAGATTTGGTTGCTTCTATTTACGCAGCTTGTGATGCTTATAGTAAAATTCTAACAATAAAAGGAGATACTAAAAGAGCGGAGTTTTTTAGGAACAAAGCGCAAAATTATAAGTCTTTTATAAATGATAAATTTTGGAATAACAAAGAGAATTATTTTAATTTTTTTTGGTCATCAATTGAGGGGGACTTCATAATGAAAAACACTCCGACGGCAGGTGAAACATATTATGTCTGGTTCGATGCACTTGAGACACCAACAAAATCTCAAACTACTATTAACAGAGTTTTAGTGTCTGAGAATAACGTAGAAAATTTATCTCACTTACCCTTATTACTGTATAGGTATAGAATGCCTGAGAAAGCTTATGAAATGCTGTATACATTAAGAAATCACGATAGGAAGGAATACCCAGAGGCATCTTTCGGTTTAATTGAAGGAATAACAGTAGGTCTAATGGGAATACAACCTAAAGCATCTATGAACATAATACAGACATTACCTCAGCTAATTTCAAACGAACAATGGGCTGAGATATCAAATTTGTCAATTTTTAGTTCCTTAGTAAATATAAGACATGAAGGAAATTATAAATCAATTTTCGTAAATAACAGTGAGAAAAATTTAAATTGGAGAGCATCATTCTATGGAGAATACGATAAAATATATTTAAATGGAAAAGAGTGTTCTCCTAAATATGCAGTTGATGTTATGGGAAATATATACTCTTATATAGATACTGAAGTTAAACATGGAGAAAGACAAATTTGCAATATTTAA